From Pristiophorus japonicus isolate sPriJap1 unplaced genomic scaffold, sPriJap1.hap1 HAP1_SCAFFOLD_896, whole genome shotgun sequence:
cggcactccctcactaccgcccctccgacagtgcagcgctccctcagtaccggcactccctcactaccgcccctccgacagcgcagtgcggcgctccctcagtaccgcccctccgacagcgcagtgcggcactccctcagtaccgcccctccgacagcgcagtgcggcactccctcagtaccgcccctccgacagttgaATAGTGATCGATTGACACACTTCCTACTGTTGTTGCAGCAACTGACGGAAGATCGGGCCTCTCTCAAGGCGCAGGTGACGTCTCTCCTGGCCGAATTGCAGGGCAGCCAGTCCAGCCTGGAGGCGGTGACACAGCAGGGCTCGGCGGTGGAGCAGAAGTGAGTGGGGGAAGCGATGCGGGGGGGCGCCATCaattgtggaggggaggggagaggatctGGCCGGGGAACCTCTCCCGACTCTGCCAACGGCACGTGAATTCAATGAACCCAAGCCGGACCTGTCTTTGTACGCGCAGATGTCGGGCAGTGGCAGGAACTGGGCTCGTTTGTGATGCTTCCTGCAGTCAAATAGCCCGACACATCACCAACCCCAAGCTGGACCACCGAACCTTTCCGGGTCAGGAAGCGCCGCTTccattttattgcaaaggggatggagtataaaagcagggaagtcttgctccagttatacagggtattggtgaggccacacctggagtactgcgtgcagttctggtctccgtatttacgaaaggatatacttgctttggaggcagttcagagaaggttcactcggttgattccggggatgagggggttgccttatgaggaaaggttgagcaggttgggcctgtacccattggagttcagaagaatgagaggtgatcttatcgaaacgtatcagattctgaggggggctggacagggtggatgcagagaggatgtttccccctcgtgggggaatctagaactagggggcacatagtctcagaataaagggtcgcccatttaggacggagatgaggaggaatttcttccggtgaatctgtggaattctctgccccagagagctgtgggggctgggtcattgaatatatttaaggcggagagagacagatttttgagcgataagggagtgaagggggcgggcggggaagtggagctgagcccaagatcggatcagccgccatcttattgaatggcggagcgggttcgaggggccgaatggccgactcccgctcctgtttTTTTCTGATGTTCGTGATAGCCAGAGTTCGAGTGGCATGTTCAACCATGGGGtgcatcccagggcgcttcacagcacCGTAAATCAGAcactgggccacataaggagatattgggaacaTTTGAGTTTGGtctaagaggtgggttttaaggagcgccttgaaggaggagagagaggcagagaagtttagggagggagttccagagcttggggcccgggcaacagaaggcacggccaccgatggtggagcgattataatcagggatggtcaggggggcagaattagaggagtgcagagatcttggggggggggggggggggtttggaggaggttacagagatagggaggggtgtaagggctggaggaggttatatagatagggaggggtataggggctggagggggttacagagatagggaggggtgtaggggctggaggaggttacagagatagggaggggtgtcggggctggagggggttacagagatagggaggggtgtaggggccggagggggttacagagatagggaggggtgtaggggctggagggggttacagagatagggaggggtgtaggggctggagggggttacagagatagggaggggtgtaggggctggaggaggttacagagatagggaggggtgtcggggctggagggggttacagagatagggaggggtgtaggggctggagggggttacagagatagggaggggtgtcggggctggaggaggttacagagatagggaggggtgtaggggctggaggaggttacagagatagggaggggtgtaggggctggaggaggttacagagatagggaggggtgtacgggctggagggggttacagagatagggaggggtgtacgggctggagggggttacagagatagggaggggtgtatgggctggaggaggttacagagatagggaggggtgtaggggctggaggaggttacagagatagggaggggtgtaggggctggaggaggttacagagatagggaggggtgtacgggctggagggggttacagagatagggaggggtgtacgggctggagggggttacagagatagggaggggtgtaggggctggagggggttacagagatagggaggggtgtaggggctggagggggttacagagatagggaggggtgtacgggctggagggggttacagagatagaatagttacagctctcacactctctctctctctctctctctctttctttctttctttctttctttgtctctctctccctcccccactcgctTTCTTGCCATGAGCAGGTGTCGAGCTGTGGAGGAGAGGCTTCGGATCCATGAACAAGAGGCGGAGGGGCAGAAGAAGCAGTATAGCGTCACCGTCGATCAGCTACGTATCGCTGTGCACAGCTTCGAATCGGCGCTCAAAACCGAGCGACACAACGCATGCGAGGATAAGTGAGTGTCAAAcccccctcccgaacccctcgattagatcccagcctgtaactcactcccgggtatccgttattctatatataaacccccccgaacccctcgattagattccagcctgtaactcactcccgggtatctgttattctatatataaaccccccgaacccctcgattagattccagcctgtaactcactcccgggtatctgttattctatatataaaccccccgaacccctcgattagattccagcctgtaactcactcccgggtatctgttattctatatataaaccccccgaacccctcgattagatcccagcctgtaactcactcccgggtatctgttattctatatataaaccccccgaacccctcgattagattccagcctgtatctcactcccgggtatctgttattctatacataaactccccgaacccctcgattagattccagcctgtaactcactcccgggtatctgttattctatatataaaccccccgaacccctcgattagattccagcctgtaactcactcccgggtatctgttattctatatataaaccccccgaacccctcgattagatcccagcctgtaactcactcccgggtatctgttattctatatataaaccccccgaacccctcgattagattccagcctgtaactcactcccgggtatctgttattctatatataaaccccgcgaacccctcgattagattccagcctgtaactcactcccgggtatctgttattctatatataaacccccccaaacccctcgattagattccagcctgtaactcactcccggtcgtGTCTGTGTGATATCTGTATGTGGGAACTGGAGAGATTGTTTCTGGATTGAGACAGTTTACCccgctgtgtgtgtttctctcaggCGGAAGCTCGCCCAGCTGCAGGCTGCCTACCATCACCTGTTCGAAGAGTATGACCGCATGGTTAAGAGCCGGGATGTCGAGAAAAACAGAGTAAGTGTGAAGTGGGATCGGGGCTCGGGCAGGGTGTATCGGCCTCAGGAGGGGGCGCAGTGCATGTTACGTCATTTATCCCAGAATCTGGGGGCGCGCCGTGCAGCAAAACCGGCCGCGGCGCTATTCGACTGTGGGAAGCATCACCGGACGGACCGATCTCGCCTCCGCCCGGTGGCCGAGGCCGTCCGGTCTTCTCTGAGCACATCTGATGGTTcacgcactctcttcccccccccccccccccacccccaccgatggTTCAGTCAGTTTAAACACCGCCTGGTTCTGCAGAGAAAGATCCAATGTTCTgcaaacaacaccccccccccccccccccacagagtcaGGTGAACTCATCCTGCACAATCGAAGTCGAGGCGCCCCGCGGTGTAAGCGAGATATTCGACTGTGGGGGCCTCACAGTTTCCAGCGATTCGATGCAGGAAGACCTCCACCCCCGGCTGAAGAcaattcccctccccccctccccctccagtgtagagtagtgcacccACACCTCACctcgtccctaatgtaacaggctcgaggggctgaacagcctcctcctgtccctaatgtaacaggctcgaggggctgaacggcctcctgtccctaatgtaacaggctcgaggggctgaatggcctcctcctgtccctaatgtaacaggctcgaggggctgaacggcctcctcctgtccctaatgtaacaggctcgaggggctgaacggcctcctgtccctaatgtaacaggctcgaggggctgaatggcctcctcctgtccctaatgtaacaggctcgagcggctgaacggcctcctcctgtccctaatgtaacaggctcgaggggctgaacggcctcctgtccctaatgtaacaggctcgaggggctgaatggcctcctcctgtccctaatgtaacaggctcgaggggctgaacggcctcctcctgttcctaatgtaacaggctcgaggggctgaacggcctcctcctgtccctaatgtaacaggctcgaggggctgaacggcctgctcctgtccctaatgtaacagactcgaggggctgaacggcctcctcctgtccctaatgtaacagactcgaggggctgaacggcctcctcctgttcctgttcggCGAGACTTCCCATCTGgcggacggcccctccgacagtgcagcgctccctccgtgcGGTGCAGGGGGTTTGGCGAGCTGAGGCGCCTAGACTTGGCGGCGTAGGCCTGAAGGGGGTGCGGTGtcggtgctgggggagggggggatgggggtcaCGTTGGACAGTGTCTGACCCGCGCTCACCCCACGCCCGGTTGTTGTTTCTGCCCCTCCCGTgcgcagggacaggtggaggaggtCACTCAGCAGCTGCGGGAGGCTGAGGATGCGCTGGTGATGAAGCAGGACCTGATCGACAAGCTGAAGGAAGACGCGGAGAAGATGAAGGCCGAACTCGAGACCATCCCGGTCCTCAACGCGCAGGTAGGCCGGGGGCCGAGGAATGCagagtatggggggggggggggcccgagtAGTCAAGGGCACTGCAGTCGATGTAACATATCTAGGTTTGGAAAAGGCCGTCGATAAGGTAGACTAATGAACGTGGTCAGGGAATGCGCAGTATGGGGATGGTGAGCAGACAAGGGCACTGCAGTCGATGTAATATATCTAGGTttgcaaaaggccttcgataagacacCACATGAATGCGGAGTCAGGGTGCAGGTCGACCAGGGTACTGCAGTCGATGTAATATATCTAGGTttgcaaaaggccttcgataagacacCACATGAATGCGGAGTCAGGGTACAGGTCGACAAAGGGTACTGCAGTCGATGTAATATATCTAGGTTTTCAGAAAGCGTTCGATAAGACACCACATGAATGCGGAGTCAGGGTACAGGTCGACAAAGGGTACTGCAGTCGATGTAATATATCTAGGTttgcaaaaggccttcgataagacacCACATTAATGCGGAGTCAGGGTACAGGTAGACAAAGGGTACTGCAGTCGATGTAATATATCTAGGTTATGTAATATATataaactgatgaacaaggtcagagaatgcgcagGCACAGGACAAGTAGCAGGATGGATCACTAGCTGGCTTcgatacagaaagcagagagtagaatcacagaatggttacggcacagaaggaggccattcggcccgttgagcccgtgccggctctctgcaagagtacctcgcccagtcccactcccccaccctttccccggagccccactaattctttttccttcaggtacttacgcAACTcaacttttgaaagccgcgattgagtcggcCTCCAGCGCCCTCTCGGGCAGCGCGCTCCCGATCCTGACCTCCTCGCTGCGGGAAACAAGTTGTTCCTGGTGCGGCCTTTCTGTCGATCGCCTCAAATCCGTGTCCCTCTccttctccacccttccgccaacGGGAACGGTCTCCCTTGATCTTACTCTGTCCACACCCCCCCTCGTGATTGTGAAcgccctcgatcaaatctcctctcaaccttctctgctccgaggagaacaacccccagcttctccggtctctccCCGTCACCTAAGCCCCTCATTCCCCCGGGAATAATTCCAGCAAATCTttcctgcgccctctctaaggccttcacatccttcctaactgTTCCCCGGGAGCAGGAGGGTCgggtaaccagggggacacagattgacgataatcggcgatggaaccagagggggagatggggagagtgtgtttacgcagcgagttgttgtgatcgggaacgcgctgcctgaaagctcggtgggagcagatccaatagtgactttcaaaccgggaattggataaatacctgaagggggaaaatgtgccggggctgtggggaaagggcagggggggagtgtgggactgattggggtcgctctgtcacagagccggcacagcacggggctCCATGGGCCCAATGACCTCTGTAATATGTGCGCCTATGAGTACGCTCAGAGATCGGTGGAGCTGATGATAGCCCTCACCTTAAccgtcagggacttggcctggagggcgttgcaatcggtttttaagtctgttcacgggccgcctgcagtttctgcggtctggaggaaacatagaaacgtataaaaataggtgcaggagtaggctattcggcccttcgagcctgcaccgccattcaatatgatcctggctgatcattcacctcagtatcccattcctgctttctctccatacccccttgaaagttgttgaggcaaattcactaaatatattcaaaaaggagttagatgtagtccttactactagggggatcaaggggtatggtgagaaagcaggagtggggtactgaagttgcatgttcagccatgaactcattgaatggcggtgcaggctcgaagggccgaatggcctactcctgcacctacgtttctatgtttctatccctttagccgtaagggccacatctaactcccttttgaatatatctaacgaactggcctcaacaactctctgtggtagagaattccacaggttcacaattctctgagtgaagaagtttctcctcatctcggtcctaaatggcttcccccttatccttagactgtgagccctggttctggacttccccaacatcgggaacattcttcccgcatctaacctgtccagtcccgtcagaattttatatgtttctatgagatcccctctcatccttctaaactccagtgaatataagcccagtcgatccagtctttctccatatgtcagtcctgccatcccgggaatcagtctggtgaaccttcgctgcactccctcaatagcaagcatggtccttcctcagattaggagaccaaaactgaacacaatattccaggtgtggcctcaccaaggccctgtacaactgcagtaagacctccctgctcctatactcaaatcctctcgctatgaaggccaacatgccatttgccttcttcaccgcctgctgtacctgcatggccaactttcaatgactgatgtaccatgacacccaggtctctttgcacctccccttttcctaatctgccaccattcagataatattctgccttcctgtttttgctcccaaagtggataacctcacatttatccatgtccgtgttccacgtgcatgttcagtcccctcttccattatttaaagctcaaattctggctgcacttcagtcccacgccccCTGATctctgggcaccctgtgcggaggggggcgggcaggtccgagggcctcctcgtggggcctgctcctgggcacggccaaggggggccatcggccggtccgggcagcgggcggtcgagggggtcgttcagccccgactgcctgcctctcttccgcggttacgtccgagccagggtgtccctggagacggagcatgcggtgtccaccggtacgctcgcggccttccgccagaggtgggcgccagagggactggagtgtgtcGCCACCCATCCCACGGCAACCGCATCTTAATTTGATTTCCGTTGTTGGtttttaaaaagttaatttgtCGGTTTCAGTGCCCCTTTAGTCAAGGGTCGCCTGATTAATGTTCGaccaaaaatagttgtggagctgttgagcggggagcggcttagccagtttGGGTTCGGGGGATGAGGAATGCAGTCGTGAGCTCGGTGGATGAACCGGTGATAAACCGACGCGTTGTTAATCGCAAAGTGTCGCTCTGAATTGTTCAGCAAAGGCCCCAGTACAACCCAGCAGACACGCAGGGgcagcaagcagtgaggaaggccaatggtatgctggccttcattgcgagagggtttgagcacagcagcaaggaggtcttactgcagttgtacagggccttggtgagaccgcacctggagtattgtgagcagttctccttacctaaggaaggaccatgcttgctattgagggagtgcagcgaaggttcaccagactgattcccgggatggcaggactgacgtatgaggagagactgcgggggagggggagatattTTCTTGCGGGATTCTGTGTGAGGTGATCGCCTCTCCCGCCTTGGCAGACCCGCGGCTGAGCGCGCGATGTGTCgttattttttttgttgttgaccGGAACCTTTTGCGTTTGGCAGGCGGAGGTTTTCAAGGTGGACTTCCTGGCCGAGCGGTCAGCCCGGGAGAAACTCCACGAGCAGAAGGAGCACCAACAGGAATGcctgctggccctgcagctggagtACGACAAACTGCGGTCCGAGCACGAAGAGGCGACTCGGTATGTCGGCGACCattgccccaccacccccccgcccccgtctcgatCCCAAACCGTGCGAAATAGGAccaggaggggcggtgctgagggagcgccgcactgcgctgtcggaggggcgctactgagggagccccgcactgtcggaggggcgctactgagggagccccacactgtcggaggggcggtgctgagggagccccgcactgtcggaggggcggtactgagggagccccgcactgtcggaggggcggtaccgagggagccccgcactgtcggaggggcgctactgagggagcgcctcactgtcggaggggcggtactgagggagcgctgcactgcgctgtcggaggggcggtactgagggagcgctgtactgcgctgtcggaggggcgctactgagggagccccgcactgtcggaggggcggtactgagggagcgccgcactatcggaggggcggtgctgagggagccccgcactgtcggagaggcggtgctgagggagcgccgcactgtcggagaggcggtactgagggagccccgcactgtcggaggggcggtactgagggagcccgcactgttggaggggcagtactgagggagccccgcactgtcggaggggcggtactgagggagcaccgcactgtcggaggggcagtactgagggagcgccgcactgtcggaggggcggtactgagggagcgccgcactgtcggaggggcagtactgagggagcgccgcactgtcggaggggcggtactgagggagcgccgcactgtcggaggggcagtactgagggagccccgcactgtcggaggggctgtatttcgggatgagacattaaaccgaggcccccgtctgccctctcgggaggatgtaaaagatcccggggccactattggaagaagagcagggggagttctccccggggtcctggggccaatatttatccctcgaccaacatcactaaaaacagacgctccgggtcattatcacatcactgtgtgtgggagcttgctgtgcgccaattggcgttacccacaatgcaacagtgagcgCCCTCCTTTAGTACGCCATTggcctgtgaggcgctttgggacgtcccgagggggcggggtggggggggggggtgacaggtgctatataaatgcaagtggggtTCTGCACGCCTCACGCGCACGTTCAGGCTCCTGGTTGTCGCTTTGCTCGGAGGAATAGCTCTTCTCTCGTTGCTTTTCCAGGGCACACATTGAAGAGATGCAACGGCGACATAACGACAGCCTGCGTGCCCCGATGGCCGGACAAGGTGAGTGCTCGGCCTACCTCGAGGCTCGGCCGACGCGCGCCGAGGGGCGGCGGGGAGGCggcgggagggaggggcgaggagggcaGCGACGGACTTCAAGGGGACGTTGGGGCCGGGGCCGACGTGTGGCAGCCGCAGTTTAACGCAGGAAAGCACCAAGCGCCGTGTTTTTGTCGGAGGAACAAGGGGAGGCGATAGAGGCTCACCCTAAGCCAgttgcagggacagagagagacctaTGTGCGTGCGTGCATAAATCTTAAGGCAGCGCTTGCTAGAAGCTTACGGGTTCCCGGGCTTCCTAAATCAAGGCGTAgcgaaaagcaaggaggttataagaccataagaaatcggagcaggagtcggccattcggcccctcgagcctgctccgccatttaatacgaccatggctgatccgatcatggactcagctccacttccctgcccgcccccttatcggttaagaaactgtctatctctgtcttaaatatattcaatgtcccggcttccacagctctctgaggcagcgaattccacagatttacaacccccccgAGAgatgacattcctcctcatctcagttttaaatgggcgaccccttattctaagaccatgcccccctagttctagtctcccccatcagtgagaacatcctctctgcatccaacttg
This genomic window contains:
- the ikbkg gene encoding NF-kappa-B essential modulator, which gives rise to MFGTEAEPGASDQVDGTEFVHLLKARKEELEEDLRALRAENQELRLQLAEMGTAGVVQERSDERQRETMQGASEPATVSSTQSTTRAAEDATKLRIVESEKNELQQRLGQAQTRMAQFLQAEGRLKRQEAELQEQKAASEQQLLTLGKQLEQLTEDRASLKAQVTSLLAELQGSQSSLEAVTQQGSAVEQKCRAVEERLRIHEQEAEGQKKQYSVTVDQLRIAVHSFESALKTERHNACEDKRKLAQLQAAYHHLFEEYDRMVKSRDVEKNRGQVEEVTQQLREAEDALVMKQDLIDKLKEDAEKMKAELETIPVLNAQAEVFKVDFLAERSAREKLHEQKEHQQECLLALQLEYDKLRSEHEEATRAHIEEMQRRHNDSLRAPMAGQGNYFQSGNTVPFNVPVDPVHRRSLPDEQPDFRCPKCQYLAPDMDTLQIHVMDCIQ